A single genomic interval of Armigeres subalbatus isolate Guangzhou_Male chromosome 1, GZ_Asu_2, whole genome shotgun sequence harbors:
- the LOC134207947 gene encoding uncharacterized protein LOC134207947 — translation MALLHKKISELPEDAVLLDERQALLYFMKLVEKWPDKWDVWAMKYTPGILGVTTVVSSIYINNHYRTKLKLGTYGRLSSYIPAVVLPAIMTTFFHRVYVVPDIVLGKHQCPVCVQTRAGLLQAGFSTIYPMLLAPMSAFMFATRHFTYRLPSITEKPMEVVKLYRKLSNPIMMTVIGLLAFNLMASMFLTGKEIQTVYNINIKLLESDNENQFKSS, via the exons ATGGCATTGTTACATAAAAAGATAAGTGAATTACCGGAGGATGCCGTGCTATTGGATGAAAGGCAAGCGCTGCTGTACTTCATGAAGCTGGTGGAAAAATGGCCGGATAAGTGGGATGT ATGGGCAATGAAGTACACCCCTGGCATTTTGGGAGTAACGACGGTTGTGTCCAGTATTTACATCAACAACCACTATCGAACAAAGCTCAAGCTGGGCACCTATGGACGTCTTTCCAGCTACATACCGGCTGTCGTCCTGCCGGCAATTATGACTACATTCTTCCACAGAGTCTACGTCGTGCCGGACATAGTGCTCGGTAAACATCAGTGTCCGGTTTGTGTTCAAACCAGGGCTGGGTTATTGCAGGCAGGATTCAGCACTATTTACCCCATGCTGTTAGCTCCGATGTCCGCTTTTATG TTCGCTACCAGACATTTCACCTATCGTTTGCCTTCAATTACCGAGAAGCCTATGGAAGTAGTGAAGTTGTATAGGAAGCTATCCAACCCTATCATGATGACGGTGATTGGTCTGTTGGCATTCAATCTGATGGCATCGATGTTCCTCACCGGAAAGGAAATCCAGACAGTGTACAACATTAATATAAAGCTACTGGAATCCGACAATGAGAATCAGTTCAAGAGTTCATGA